The Oryzias melastigma strain HK-1 linkage group LG6, ASM292280v2, whole genome shotgun sequence genome includes a window with the following:
- the ergic2 gene encoding endoplasmic reticulum-Golgi intermediate compartment protein 2 isoform X1, producing the protein MRRLTKKKALTLVKELDAFPKVPESYVESTASGGTVSLIAFTLMAVLAFLEFFVYRNTWMKYEYEVDKDFSSKLRINVDITVAMKCQYIGADVLDLAETMVASDGLKYEPVNFELPPDQRLWHMTLLHIQERLKVEHSLQDVLFKTAVKGAPPGKTPSRDSSSSPNACRIYGHLYVNKVAGNFHITVGKSIPHPRGHAHLAALVSHDSYNFSHRIDHLSFGEAVPGLISPLDGTEKISADYNHMFQYFITIVPTKLNTYKVSAETHQYSVTERERVINHAAGSHGVSGIFMKYDISSLMVKVTEQHMPLWKFLVRLCGIIGGIFSTTGMIHGLVGFLVDVACCRFKMGAYRRLDAPLNPQGEAQNGIPAENFIQ; encoded by the exons ATGAGGAGGCTGACGAAGAAGAAGGCTCTGACTCTGGTGAAGGAGTTGGACGCTTTCCCGAAGGTTCCCGAGAGCTACGTGGAGTCCACGGCCAGCGGCGGGACAG TGTCTCTGATTGCCTTCACCCTCATGGCTGTCCTCGCTTTCCTGGAGTTCTTCGTGTACAGAAACACGTGGATGAAGTATGAGTATGAGGTGGACAAAGATTTTAGCAG CAAGCTGAGGATAAACGTGGACATCACCGTGGCTATGAAATGCCAGT ACATTGGTGCGGATGTCCTTGATTTGGCAGAGACAATGGTTGCGTCTGATGGTTTAAAATATGAACCA GTTAATTTTGAATTGCCACCCGACCAAAGATTATGGCACAT GACTCTCCTGCACATTCAGGAGCGGCTGAAAGTTGAGCACTCTCTGCAGGATGTGCTGTTTAAGACTGCAGTGAAAGGAGCTCCTCCTGGGAAGACTCCGAG TAGGGACAGTTCAAGCTCTCCTAACGCCTGCAGAATATACGGACATCTGTACGTTAATAAAGTTGCAGGAAATTTCCACATCACAGTTGGCAA GTCAATTCCTCATCCCAGAGGACACGCCCACTTAGCTGCTCTCGTCAGCCACGACt CTTATAACTTCTCTCACCGGATCGACCACTTGTCCTTTGGAGAAGCAGTTCCCGGACTCATCAGTCCCCTGGATGGAACGGAGAAAATCTCTGCAGACT ATAACCACATGTTCCAGTACTTTATCACCATCGTGCCAACCAAGCTCAACACGTACAAAGTCTCTGCAGAGACACATCAGTATTCAGTCACAGAGCGG GAACGCGTGATAAACCATGCTGCAGGCAGCCATGGAGTCTCTGGGATCTTTATGAAGTATGATATCAGCTCACTTATGGTCAAAGTCACTGAACAACACATGCCTCTCTGGAAATTTCTGGTCAGGCTCTGCGGCATCATTGGAGGCATTTTCTCCACCACAG gaaTGATCCACGGTTTGGTGGGATTCTTGGTCGATGTAGCGTGTTGTCGTTTCAAAATGGGCGCATACCGACGCTTGGAT GCTCCTTTGAACCCACAGGGTGAAGCTCAAAACGGAATTCCAGCAGAAAATTTCATCCaatga
- the ergic2 gene encoding endoplasmic reticulum-Golgi intermediate compartment protein 2 isoform X2, which yields MRRLTKKKALTLVKELDAFPKVPESYVESTASGGTVSLIAFTLMAVLAFLEFFVYRNTWMKYEYEVDKDFSSKLRINVDITVAMKCQYIGADVLDLAETMVASDGLKYEPVNFELPPDQRLWHMTLLHIQERLKVEHSLQDVLFKTAVKGAPPGKTPRDSSSSPNACRIYGHLYVNKVAGNFHITVGKSIPHPRGHAHLAALVSHDSYNFSHRIDHLSFGEAVPGLISPLDGTEKISADYNHMFQYFITIVPTKLNTYKVSAETHQYSVTERERVINHAAGSHGVSGIFMKYDISSLMVKVTEQHMPLWKFLVRLCGIIGGIFSTTGMIHGLVGFLVDVACCRFKMGAYRRLDAPLNPQGEAQNGIPAENFIQ from the exons ATGAGGAGGCTGACGAAGAAGAAGGCTCTGACTCTGGTGAAGGAGTTGGACGCTTTCCCGAAGGTTCCCGAGAGCTACGTGGAGTCCACGGCCAGCGGCGGGACAG TGTCTCTGATTGCCTTCACCCTCATGGCTGTCCTCGCTTTCCTGGAGTTCTTCGTGTACAGAAACACGTGGATGAAGTATGAGTATGAGGTGGACAAAGATTTTAGCAG CAAGCTGAGGATAAACGTGGACATCACCGTGGCTATGAAATGCCAGT ACATTGGTGCGGATGTCCTTGATTTGGCAGAGACAATGGTTGCGTCTGATGGTTTAAAATATGAACCA GTTAATTTTGAATTGCCACCCGACCAAAGATTATGGCACAT GACTCTCCTGCACATTCAGGAGCGGCTGAAAGTTGAGCACTCTCTGCAGGATGTGCTGTTTAAGACTGCAGTGAAAGGAGCTCCTCCTGGGAAGACTCCGAG GGACAGTTCAAGCTCTCCTAACGCCTGCAGAATATACGGACATCTGTACGTTAATAAAGTTGCAGGAAATTTCCACATCACAGTTGGCAA GTCAATTCCTCATCCCAGAGGACACGCCCACTTAGCTGCTCTCGTCAGCCACGACt CTTATAACTTCTCTCACCGGATCGACCACTTGTCCTTTGGAGAAGCAGTTCCCGGACTCATCAGTCCCCTGGATGGAACGGAGAAAATCTCTGCAGACT ATAACCACATGTTCCAGTACTTTATCACCATCGTGCCAACCAAGCTCAACACGTACAAAGTCTCTGCAGAGACACATCAGTATTCAGTCACAGAGCGG GAACGCGTGATAAACCATGCTGCAGGCAGCCATGGAGTCTCTGGGATCTTTATGAAGTATGATATCAGCTCACTTATGGTCAAAGTCACTGAACAACACATGCCTCTCTGGAAATTTCTGGTCAGGCTCTGCGGCATCATTGGAGGCATTTTCTCCACCACAG gaaTGATCCACGGTTTGGTGGGATTCTTGGTCGATGTAGCGTGTTGTCGTTTCAAAATGGGCGCATACCGACGCTTGGAT GCTCCTTTGAACCCACAGGGTGAAGCTCAAAACGGAATTCCAGCAGAAAATTTCATCCaatga